The genomic stretch GCGAACAGTGTGTCGTCACCACCGCGTCCAACGTTGTCGCCGGGATGAATTCGAGTCCCGCGCTGCCGCACGATGATGGCACCCGCAGACACTACCTGTCCATCAAAGACCTTCGGTCCGAGTCGTTGGGCGGCCGAATCCCGACCGTTCTTCGACGACCCTCCTGCTTTCGTCTTGGAC from Actinomycetota bacterium encodes the following:
- the rpmA gene encoding 50S ribosomal protein L27 — its product is MSKTKAGGSSKNGRDSAAQRLGPKVFDGQVVSAGAIIVRQRGTRIHPGDNVGRGGDDTLFATADGIVKYGRRNGRRLVHILTD